A window of Terriglobus sp. RCC_193 contains these coding sequences:
- a CDS encoding DEAD/DEAH box helicase: MAVAASSIPAIQASLTWAHPVVRQWFVQKFGTPTEPQIEGWPAILRGDDTLISAPTGSGKTLTAFLVAINRLVAQALEGSLLPCTQIVYVSPLKALGNDVQKNLDEPLREILALALEEGYLCPRIRTGVRTGDTLPKERIAMLKDPPHILVTTPESLYLLLTAGKSRENLRQVHTVIVDEIHAMVDDKRGAHLSLTLERLDALVTGENRLAPSGMLMGLAKRPQRIGLSATQNPIELVADYLTGIDAGRTRATIVQVGQRRTLDLGIEIPSSELTSVRDSKMWIEVVDRMAELCTQHRSTLVFANTRSMVERLCCALGERLGQDNVAAHHGSLSRALRLDAEQRLKAGQIQCLVATASLELGIDIGAVDLVLQLNSTRDIAVAMQRVGRAGHWRGAIPKGRFFATTRDDLLEQAALIRAMRSGQLDRLEIPPQPLDVLMQQMVAMCGAEPWEEDAMYRAITRAYPYRLLTRPEFDELITLLHTGIENSRGRYGAYLLRDGVAGVLHPRRGARMTAIGNGGAIPDTSIFSVILMPEGVQIATLGEHFAVDSGPGDVVQLGNASWRILTVEKEGRVLVEDAHGAPPSVPFWEGEAPQRTNVLSDFVAELREEISRRTDGVHHEMVTRDDVRVDAALAWLMEECSLCESAALQLIQYIVNGRAVLGCVPTKNTIIAERFFDEGGGMQLILHAPFGGRINRAWGLALRKRFCRGFNYELQAAATDNGINICLAEQHSFPLADVFHFLTEITAKELLEQASLASPIFKTRWRWAANRSLQLLRFQKGRKVPPQVQRTRGEDLLASVFPQAAACFETIIGDIEIPDHPLVREVMQDVLQEAMDLAGLQQVLRDMESGKIRCIAVDTPVPSVFSHELLNANQNAFLDEADLGERRARAVSLRGSIPDSVLGEAGRLDPAAIRQTRCEIWPDLRDEHELHDLLFSAIALPVALFGEQSSMVGCADEVVQAHRIHSSRHWLLFFERLQQRGRASLVRFGTQDCWVATERLPHAHLLQSISQGASVPVASGQSEDAVTVGESLRLLTQGFLQLLGPTTATQIAEFFDLQPRAIAQQLVAIEVQGLALRGIFEGSGPAENDNSVEWCERRILQRIHRLTLGALRKQIEAVTPAVYLRWLTRWQHLQPQTQLSGEEGVLEALVQLEGFEAPAIEWERNLLPQRVKDYDGKWLDALCLSGAVGWGRISPHPAWAVGDGAAPRRVIPTNMAPITFYLRESADWLPAALAQKSIDETKLQQALSPEALSIRNALRERGASFASDLQRLCVLSKQQTQSALWELATAGIASADGFDQLRIMMDPKRKPLTAEPVTNASRRATRSTAGRWSLFIEEEHRQLTVSERAREEETSLAAAARMLLARYGVVFRDILTRESNTPRWRDLLRMLRRMEARGEVRGGRFVQGFHGEQFALPEAVESLRATRDLQHEEILALTASDPVNLIGIVVPGERTCAVAGKKVYLRNGLACDAEGNSIDAVATPQGIRRNPSSKMESPRAETVPQPQDSLFA, encoded by the coding sequence ATGGCTGTTGCTGCCTCCTCCATTCCGGCAATCCAAGCGTCGCTGACATGGGCGCACCCGGTGGTGCGGCAGTGGTTCGTGCAGAAATTTGGCACACCCACGGAGCCTCAGATTGAGGGATGGCCGGCGATTCTCCGTGGCGACGATACGCTCATCTCCGCGCCTACCGGCAGTGGCAAAACCCTGACCGCATTTCTTGTTGCGATCAATCGCCTTGTAGCGCAAGCTCTTGAAGGTTCGCTTCTTCCTTGTACTCAAATCGTCTACGTCTCGCCGCTGAAGGCGCTGGGTAACGACGTCCAGAAAAATCTGGATGAACCTTTGCGCGAAATTCTCGCGCTGGCGTTGGAAGAAGGTTATCTGTGTCCACGCATCCGCACGGGTGTGCGCACCGGCGATACGCTGCCCAAAGAGCGCATCGCGATGCTCAAGGATCCGCCGCACATTCTTGTCACCACCCCGGAGTCGCTGTATCTGCTGTTGACGGCTGGAAAGTCACGCGAGAATCTTCGACAAGTTCACACGGTCATCGTGGATGAGATTCACGCGATGGTGGATGACAAGCGAGGTGCGCATCTTTCACTTACGCTGGAGCGGCTTGATGCGTTGGTGACGGGCGAGAACAGGCTCGCGCCGAGCGGTATGTTAATGGGGCTTGCGAAACGTCCGCAGCGCATCGGGCTTTCCGCAACGCAGAACCCCATCGAACTGGTTGCGGATTATCTCACCGGCATCGACGCAGGCCGTACACGCGCCACTATCGTGCAGGTGGGACAGCGACGGACACTTGATCTGGGGATTGAAATCCCATCGTCGGAACTCACCAGTGTTCGCGACAGCAAGATGTGGATTGAAGTGGTGGATCGCATGGCCGAACTGTGCACGCAGCATCGCTCCACGCTGGTCTTTGCGAACACACGCAGCATGGTGGAACGTCTGTGCTGTGCGTTGGGTGAGCGTCTTGGACAGGACAACGTCGCAGCACATCACGGTTCGCTTTCGCGCGCACTCCGTCTCGATGCAGAACAGCGATTAAAGGCAGGGCAGATTCAGTGTCTTGTTGCAACCGCGTCGTTGGAATTGGGCATTGATATCGGCGCAGTTGATCTTGTCCTGCAATTGAACAGCACGCGCGATATCGCCGTAGCCATGCAGCGCGTGGGACGTGCAGGGCATTGGCGTGGGGCCATCCCCAAGGGACGCTTCTTCGCCACCACGCGTGATGATCTGCTGGAACAGGCAGCACTGATCCGTGCCATGCGCAGTGGGCAACTCGACCGGCTTGAGATTCCGCCGCAACCGCTGGATGTGTTGATGCAGCAGATGGTGGCCATGTGTGGCGCGGAGCCGTGGGAAGAAGATGCGATGTACCGCGCAATTACTCGTGCGTATCCCTATCGTCTCCTAACGCGTCCGGAGTTCGATGAACTCATCACTCTGCTCCACACGGGCATTGAGAACTCGCGCGGACGCTACGGCGCATATCTGTTGCGTGACGGTGTGGCAGGCGTGTTGCATCCACGCCGCGGCGCGCGCATGACCGCTATCGGTAATGGCGGAGCGATTCCTGATACGTCTATCTTCTCTGTGATCCTGATGCCGGAAGGCGTGCAGATTGCCACACTCGGCGAGCATTTCGCAGTAGATAGTGGGCCGGGTGACGTGGTGCAGCTTGGCAATGCAAGCTGGCGCATCCTCACTGTAGAAAAAGAAGGCCGCGTGCTGGTGGAAGATGCACATGGTGCGCCGCCCTCTGTTCCTTTCTGGGAAGGTGAAGCGCCACAGCGCACCAATGTTCTCAGCGATTTTGTTGCGGAGCTTCGCGAAGAGATCAGCCGTCGCACGGATGGCGTGCATCACGAAATGGTCACACGCGATGATGTACGCGTGGATGCAGCGCTGGCATGGCTGATGGAAGAGTGCAGTCTATGCGAATCGGCTGCGCTGCAACTGATCCAGTACATCGTTAATGGTCGTGCCGTATTGGGTTGCGTGCCCACCAAGAACACCATCATTGCGGAGCGCTTTTTCGATGAAGGTGGAGGTATGCAGTTGATCCTGCATGCACCCTTTGGTGGCCGCATCAATCGTGCATGGGGGCTGGCGCTGCGCAAACGCTTCTGCCGCGGCTTCAACTACGAACTGCAGGCTGCCGCAACGGATAACGGTATCAACATCTGTCTTGCGGAACAGCACAGCTTTCCACTGGCTGATGTGTTCCACTTCCTTACCGAAATCACAGCGAAGGAACTGCTGGAGCAAGCATCACTGGCATCGCCTATCTTCAAGACGCGTTGGCGCTGGGCTGCTAACCGCTCACTGCAACTATTGCGTTTTCAGAAGGGCCGCAAGGTGCCACCACAGGTGCAGCGCACACGCGGCGAAGATTTGCTGGCGAGTGTCTTTCCGCAGGCGGCAGCGTGCTTTGAAACGATCATAGGCGATATCGAGATACCCGATCATCCACTGGTACGCGAAGTGATGCAGGATGTCTTGCAGGAAGCGATGGATCTTGCCGGTCTGCAACAGGTCCTGCGTGACATGGAGAGCGGGAAGATCCGTTGCATCGCGGTCGATACGCCGGTGCCGTCTGTCTTCTCGCACGAACTGCTCAATGCAAACCAGAATGCATTTTTGGACGAAGCCGACCTGGGCGAACGTCGCGCACGTGCGGTGTCTCTGCGCGGCAGCATTCCCGACTCCGTTCTGGGAGAGGCCGGGCGGCTTGATCCCGCGGCCATTCGGCAGACGCGTTGCGAGATATGGCCAGACCTGCGTGATGAGCATGAACTGCATGATCTTCTCTTCAGCGCCATTGCTTTGCCAGTAGCTCTGTTCGGGGAACAGAGTTCGATGGTGGGATGTGCCGATGAGGTGGTGCAGGCGCATCGCATTCACAGTAGCCGTCACTGGCTGTTGTTTTTTGAACGTTTGCAGCAACGCGGCCGCGCAAGCCTGGTTCGTTTTGGTACGCAGGACTGTTGGGTGGCAACGGAACGTTTGCCACATGCGCATCTTTTGCAATCCATCTCGCAAGGCGCATCTGTGCCTGTCGCTTCCGGACAAAGTGAAGATGCTGTCACTGTTGGTGAATCCCTTCGCCTGCTCACACAGGGTTTTCTGCAGCTTCTTGGGCCGACTACTGCTACGCAGATCGCTGAATTCTTTGACCTGCAACCACGCGCCATTGCGCAGCAACTTGTTGCGATTGAAGTGCAGGGGCTGGCGCTGCGGGGCATCTTTGAAGGCAGCGGTCCCGCGGAAAACGATAATAGCGTGGAATGGTGCGAACGCCGCATTTTGCAACGCATCCATCGCCTGACACTTGGCGCACTGCGCAAGCAGATTGAAGCCGTCACGCCTGCTGTGTATCTGCGCTGGCTTACGCGCTGGCAGCATCTGCAGCCGCAAACACAACTCAGCGGTGAAGAAGGCGTACTGGAAGCGCTGGTGCAGTTGGAGGGATTTGAAGCGCCTGCCATTGAGTGGGAACGCAACCTGCTGCCGCAGCGTGTGAAGGATTACGACGGCAAGTGGCTGGATGCTTTGTGCCTCTCCGGTGCGGTGGGATGGGGACGTATCTCGCCGCATCCGGCGTGGGCCGTGGGCGACGGTGCTGCACCGCGTCGCGTGATTCCCACGAACATGGCACCCATCACGTTTTACCTGCGCGAATCCGCGGACTGGTTGCCCGCGGCGCTCGCGCAAAAGTCGATTGATGAAACGAAACTGCAACAGGCACTGAGTCCTGAAGCGCTCTCTATACGCAATGCACTGCGCGAACGCGGTGCGTCCTTCGCCAGTGACCTGCAACGCCTCTGCGTGTTGAGTAAGCAACAGACGCAAAGTGCGTTGTGGGAACTCGCCACGGCGGGCATTGCTTCTGCAGATGGGTTCGACCAACTTCGCATCATGATGGACCCGAAGCGTAAGCCGCTGACAGCAGAGCCGGTGACAAACGCGTCGCGTCGGGCTACGCGCAGCACAGCGGGACGATGGTCCCTGTTCATCGAAGAGGAACATCGCCAGCTCACCGTAAGTGAACGCGCACGCGAAGAAGAGACATCGCTCGCAGCCGCAGCGCGTATGTTGCTGGCGCGTTATGGAGTAGTTTTCCGTGACATCCTTACACGCGAATCCAATACGCCGCGCTGGCGCGATCTGCTGCGCATGCTGCGTCGCATGGAGGCACGCGGTGAAGTGCGTGGAGGCCGCTTTGTTCAAGGCTTTCATGGCGAGCAATTCGCGCTGCCGGAGGCGGTGGAAAGCCTGCGCGCCACGCGCGATCTGCAGCACGAAGAGATTCTCGCCCTTACCGCCAGCGACCCTGTGAATCTGATCGGCATTGTTGTTCCGGGTGAACGTACCTGCGCCGTTGCGGGCAAAAAGGTGTATCTGCGTAATGGGCTGGCGTGCGATGCAGAGGGTAATTCCATTGATGCAGTCGCCACACCGCAGGGCATTCGGCGCAATCCGTCGTCAAAGATGGAATCGCCCCGCGCAGAAACTGTGCCGCAGCCACAGGACAGCCTGTTCGCATGA
- a CDS encoding DUF5522 domain-containing protein, protein MSTEPALADEDFYFEGPFLVFTAAYHRKRGSCCGNSCRHCPYDENGDLVPGKGERLPDNLE, encoded by the coding sequence ATGAGTACGGAACCCGCGCTCGCTGACGAGGATTTCTATTTCGAGGGACCATTTCTGGTCTTTACGGCGGCGTATCACCGCAAACGCGGCTCCTGCTGCGGTAATAGTTGCCGCCACTGCCCTTACGATGAAAATGGCGATCTGGTGCCCGGTAAAGGCGAACGGCTTCCCGACAATTTAGAATAG
- a CDS encoding oxidative damage protection protein — MAHMVFCSKYKQELEGLDEPPFDSDFGNKVYNTVSKKAWGEWIERQKMLLNEYRLQPWTPQAQEFLVEQMNEFFYGSGGELPKEYVAPTA; from the coding sequence ATGGCACACATGGTTTTCTGCTCAAAATACAAGCAGGAGCTGGAGGGGCTGGACGAGCCTCCCTTCGACTCCGACTTCGGCAACAAGGTTTACAACACCGTCAGCAAGAAGGCGTGGGGTGAGTGGATTGAACGTCAGAAGATGTTGCTGAACGAGTATCGTCTGCAGCCCTGGACTCCCCAGGCGCAGGAATTTCTGGTGGAGCAGATGAACGAGTTCTTCTACGGCTCCGGCGGCGAGCTTCCCAAGGAATACGTCGCCCCCACGGCGTAA